Proteins from a genomic interval of Zingiber officinale cultivar Zhangliang chromosome 1B, Zo_v1.1, whole genome shotgun sequence:
- the LOC121967768 gene encoding uncharacterized protein LOC121967768 isoform X2, protein MAHEKAPPSPPPSTYLCKICREEEDERSTSMESPCACSGTLKFAHRECVQRWCDEKGSNVCEICRQVFEPGYTFSEKKAMVDVVVTIRISHDAESHDFNDENSGGTGYNYVECSTSSQRGAIVCRSVAIMLTVMLLARNFFTVMMLGSGQYAFSILTVFALRACGIIIPFYVVMRLIAMVQRAQLQCQLEQHRRVRTNSGEREEQIV, encoded by the exons ATGGCCCATGAAAAGgcacctccttctcctcctccttccacCTATCTCTGTAAAATCTGCCGTGAAGAGGAGGACGAAAGATCCACAAGCATGGAATCCCCATGCGCCTGCTCCGGAACTCTCAAG TTTGCTCACAGAGAGTGCGTGCAGCGGTGGTGCGACGAGAAAGGAAGCAATGTTTGTGAAATTTGCCGTCAG GTATTTGAACCAGGGTACACCTTTTCAGAAAAGAAGGCAATGGTGGATGTGGTCGTGACCATAAG GATAAGTCATGATGCTGAAAGCCATGATTTCAATGATGAAAACAGTGGTGGAACTGGCTATAATTATGTAGAGTGCTCCACTTCATCGCAAAGAGGTGCCATTGTCTGCCGGTCTGTGGCAATCATG TTGACAGTTATGTTGCTAGCAAGGAATTTCTTCACTGTAATGATGTTGGGATCTGGGCAATATGCATTTAGCATTCTCACT GTGTTTGCCCTTAGAGCTTGTGGAATTATAATTCCCTTTTACGTGGTCATGAGATTGATAGCAATGGTTCAAAGAGCACAACTACAGTGTCAGCTAGAGCAACATCGA AGAGTTCGTACCAACAGTGGTGAAAGGGAAGAACAAATAGTGTGA
- the LOC121967768 gene encoding uncharacterized protein LOC121967768 isoform X1 has protein sequence MAHEKAPPSPPPSTYLCKICREEEDERSTSMESPCACSGTLKFAHRECVQRWCDEKGSNVCEICRQVFEPGYTFSEKKAMVDVVVTIRISHDAESHDFNDENSGGTGYNYVECSTSSQRGAIVCRSVAIMLTVMLLARNFFTVMMLGSGQYAFSILTFDQVFALRACGIIIPFYVVMRLIAMVQRAQLQCQLEQHRRVRTNSGEREEQIV, from the exons ATGGCCCATGAAAAGgcacctccttctcctcctccttccacCTATCTCTGTAAAATCTGCCGTGAAGAGGAGGACGAAAGATCCACAAGCATGGAATCCCCATGCGCCTGCTCCGGAACTCTCAAG TTTGCTCACAGAGAGTGCGTGCAGCGGTGGTGCGACGAGAAAGGAAGCAATGTTTGTGAAATTTGCCGTCAG GTATTTGAACCAGGGTACACCTTTTCAGAAAAGAAGGCAATGGTGGATGTGGTCGTGACCATAAG GATAAGTCATGATGCTGAAAGCCATGATTTCAATGATGAAAACAGTGGTGGAACTGGCTATAATTATGTAGAGTGCTCCACTTCATCGCAAAGAGGTGCCATTGTCTGCCGGTCTGTGGCAATCATG TTGACAGTTATGTTGCTAGCAAGGAATTTCTTCACTGTAATGATGTTGGGATCTGGGCAATATGCATTTAGCATTCTCACT TTTGATCAGGTGTTTGCCCTTAGAGCTTGTGGAATTATAATTCCCTTTTACGTGGTCATGAGATTGATAGCAATGGTTCAAAGAGCACAACTACAGTGTCAGCTAGAGCAACATCGA AGAGTTCGTACCAACAGTGGTGAAAGGGAAGAACAAATAGTGTGA